In one window of Gossypium arboreum isolate Shixiya-1 chromosome 4, ASM2569848v2, whole genome shotgun sequence DNA:
- the LOC108460544 gene encoding probable ubiquitin-conjugating enzyme E2 23 isoform X1, whose amino-acid sequence MEMKQQDLSAFETNESTTTSLHESNTLSKGDSTTNGSVNDQNVNNPTNVGVGKQNEASGNSHSVPYIYRQDVVRSNINGSIGIVSEVAGDSDSDGSITDDEDDEDEDKDNEDGEDESGDVDANSNANVNGEGNKGDRDYKCGDLQADQIRVLWMDDTEPVQSIKNVTVVDRGFLHGDYVAAASNSTGQVGVVVDVNISIDLLAPDGSTIKDISTRDLQRVRDFAVGDYVVLGPWLGRIDDVLDNVNVLFDDGSECKVMRAEPLRLKPTTRNTLEDDSNFPYYPGQRVKASSSSVFKNSRWLSGLWKPNRLEGTVTKVTAGSVFTYWIASAGYGPDSSTAPAEEQNPKNLRLLSCFTHANWQVGDWCLLPTSLQSIPLDKGFSNLQLNGSMRNGRNHECDSEEVTPDEPNDNTESMDLDEMPTPDENNAIVETKDNGNVENKVSFESSSCSSSLSVSKEPVHEHWPLHRKKVRKVVIRKDKKAKKKGDNFERALLIVNSRTRVDVAWQDGTVERGVDATKLVPIETPGDHEFVAEQYVVEKTSDDGDDAYEPRRVGVVKSVNAKERTACVKWLKPVTRAEDPREFDKEEIVSVYELEGHPDYDYCYGDVVVRLPPASFPIQPASEEGSLKEPKQEDGSKEVKLDFQKHSGSNKVEDAPLNEASMDFTDLSWVGNITGLKNGDIEVTWADGMVSTVGPQAIYVVGRDDDESIAAGSEVSDDAASWETVNDDEMDALENAQEDLEPLKASVSEAEEGMENNSGRNKALSLPLAAFDFVTRLASGLFSGRRKNDQIGLDSEGENEYEPQGRDSSYESSSQKSNVDNSSGKNVSGKGLEHVEVEVQKQSLPLEDSSNLRIENLDPKTADEDNACSFKRFDTAKDPLDHYFLGASGQNNAGRKWLKKVQQDWNILQNNLPDGIYVRVYEDRMDLLRAVIVGAYGTPYQDGLFFFDFHLPPEYPDVPPSAYYHSGGWRLNPNLYEEGKVCLSLLNTWTGKGNEVWDPSSSSILQVLVSLQGLVLNAKPYFNEAGYDKQVGTAEGEKNSLAYNENTFLLNCKSMMYLMRKPPKDFEQLIKEHFRQRGYYILKACNAYMKGYLIGSLTKDASISDANNADSNSVGFKLMLGKIVPKLLSALNEIGADCQEFKHLQQS is encoded by the exons ATGGAGATGAAGCAGCAAGACTTATCTGCTTTTGAGACTAATGAATCTACCACTACAAGTTTGCATGAAAGTAACACTTTGAGTAAGGGTGATTCTACAACAAATGGGTCTGTCAATGATCAAAATGTAAATAACCCAACTAATGTTGGAGTTGGTAAACAAAATGAGGCTTCTGGTAACTCACATAGTGTTCCTTACATTTATCGACAAGATGTTGTCAGGAGTAATATAAATGGTTCGATTGGGATTGTGAGTGAAGTTGCTGGTGACTCCGATTCAGATGGAAGCATAACTGATGATGAAGACGATGAAGATGAAGATAAAGATAATGAGGACGGTGAAGATGAAAGCGGTGATGTTGATGCCAATAGCAATGCTAATGTAAATGGTGAGGGGAACAAAGGTGACCGCGATTATAAGTGTGGTGATCTTCAAGCTGATCAAATTCGGGTACTGTGGATGGATGATACTGAACCTGTTCAGAGTATTAAGAATGTAACTGTTGTTGATCGGGGTTTCTTGCATGGTGATTATGTAGCTGCTGCTTCAAATTCAACTGGGCAGGTGGGTGTTGTGGTGGATGTCAATATCTCTATCGATCTGTTAGCTCCTGATGGATCTACTATAAAAGATATCTCCACTAGAGATTTGCAACGTGTGAGGGATTTTGCTGTGGGTGATTATGTGGTCCTTGGTCCTTGGCTAGGTAGAATAGATGACGTTTTAGATAATGTCAACGTGTTGTTTGATGATGGCTCTGAGTGCAAAGTTATGAGGGCTGAACCATTGCGTCTCAAACCAACTACTAGGAATACCCTTGAAGATGATAGTAATTTTCCATATTATCCTGGCCAGCGTGTAAAGGCAAGCTCTTCGTCTGTTTTCAAGAACTCTAGGTGGTTATCTGGTTTATGGAAGCCAAACCGGTTGGAAGGTACAGTAACTAAAGTTACAGCCGGATCTGTGTTTACTTACTGGATAGCCTCTGCTGGCTATGGGCCTGATTCTTCCACTGCACCAGCTGAAGAACAGAATCCAAAGAATCTAAGACTGTTGTCTTGTTTTACACATGCGAATTGGCAAGTGGGTGATTGGTGTCTTCTTCCAACTTCATTGCAATCCATTCCTTTGGACAAGGGTTTTTCTAACCTGCAACTTAATGGCTCCATGAGAAATGGGAGAAATCATGAATGTGATTCAGAAGAGGTTACTCCTGATGAACCAAATGATAATACTGAATCCATGGATCTTGATGAAATGCCTACACCTGATGAAAACAATGCAATTGTTGAAACTAAAGACAATGGAAATGTTGAAAATAAAGTCTCATTTGAATCTAGCTCTTGTAGCAGTTCATTATCAGTTTCAAAGGAGCCTGTCCATGAGCATTGGCCTCTTCACCGCAAGAAAGTCCGTAAAGTTGTGATTAGGAAAGACAAGAAAGCAAAAAAGAAAGGGGATAATTTTGAAAGGGCTCTTTTAATTGTCAATAGTAGAACAAGGGTTGATGTCGCATGGCAGGATGGAACAGTGGAACGTGGAGTGGATGCAACAAAGTTGGTCCCAATTGAAACTCCTGGTGATCATGAATTTGTTGCAGAGCAGTATGTGGTGGAGAAAACCTCTGATGATGGTGATGATGCATATGAACCCAGGCGTGTTGGGGTGGTCAAAAGTGTTAATGCAAAGGAACGGACAGCTTGTGTAAAGTGGTTGAAGCCAGTAACCAGGGCAGAGGACCCTCGTGAGTTTGACAAGGAGGAAATTGTAAGTGTGTACGAGCTGGAAGGACATCCAGATTATGATTACTGTTATGGTGATGTAGTAGTTCGATTACCTCCAGCTTCTTTTCCCATTCAACCTGCTTCTGAAGAAGGCTCCCTTAAGGAACCAAAGCAGGAAGATGGATCAAAGGAGGTGAAACTGGACTTCCAAAAGCACTCAGGAAGTAACAAAGTAGAAGATGCCCCGCTTAATGAAGCTTCCATGGACTTCACAGATCTCTCTTGGGTTGGGAACATAACTGGCCTGAAAAATGGTGATATTGAGGTTACATGGGCTGATGGGATGGTTTCAACG gttGGACCTCAAGCAATTTATGTTGTTGGCCGAGATGATGATGAATCAATTGCTGCTGGGAGTGAAGTAAGTGATGATGCTGCTAGTTGGGAAACTGTTAATGATGATGAGATGGATGCTCTTGAGAATGCTCAAGAG GATCTGGAGCCACTAAAAGCCAGTGTTTCAGAAGCAGAAGAGGGTATGGAAAATAATTCTGGAAGGAATAAAGCATTATCTCTCCCCTTAGCTGCATTTGATTTTGTCACCAGACTAGCAAGTGGATTGTTTTCAGGAAGACGAAAAAATGATCAAATTGGTTTGGATTCCGAAGGAGAAAATGAATATGAACCTCAGGGCAGAGATTCCAGCTATGAGTCTAGCTCGCAGAAGTCCAATGTTGATAATTCCAGTGGGAAAAATGTTAGTGGAAAAGGTCTGGAACATGTTGAAGTAGAGGTGCAGAAACAGTCACTTCCTTTGGAAGATTCGAGCAACTTGAGAATTGAAAACTTGGATCCTAAAACAGCTGATGAGGACAATGCTTGCAGTTTCAAGCGGTTTGATACAGCTAAAGATCCTCTAGATCATTATTTTCTTGGTGCAAGTGGTCAG AATAATGCTGGAAGGAAGTGGCTAAAGAAGGTTCAACAAGATTGGAACATCCTTCAGAACAACCTGCCAG ATGGAATCTATGTACGAGTATATGAGGATCGGATGGACCTCTTGAGGGCCGTAATAGTTGGGGCATATGGTACACCTTATCAAGATGGTCTTTTCTTCTTCGATTTTCACCTTCCTCCTGAGTATCCTGATGTGCCACCG TCAGCGTACTATCATTCGGGTGGTTGGaggctaaatcctaatttatACGAGGAAGGGAAGGTGTGCCTTAGCCTTCTAAACACATGGACGGGCAAGGGAAACGAAGTTTGGGATCCATCGTCTTCAAGCATCCTTCAAGTCCTAGTTTCACTGCAAGGGTTAGTGCTAAATGCTAAGCCATATTTCAACGAAGCTGGGTATGATAAGCAGGTTGGGACAGCCGAAGGAGAGAAAAATTCATTGGCATACAACGAGAATACTTTCTTACTCAACTGCAAGTCAATGATGTATCTAATGCGGAAGCCCCCGAAG GACTTTGAACAACTCATCAAAGAGCATTTCAGACAACGCGGTTATTACATCCTTAAAGCCTGTAATGCATATATGAAAGGCTACTTAATCGGTTCTCTAACTAAAGACGCCTCTATTAGTGACGCAAACAATGCAGACTCCAATTCAGTTGGATTCAAGTTGATGTTAGGCAAGATTGTGCCGAAGCTGTTATCAGCACTTAATGAAATCGGAGCTGATTGTCAAGAATTCAAGCATCTCCAGCAGTCGTAA
- the LOC108460544 gene encoding probable ubiquitin-conjugating enzyme E2 23 isoform X4, protein MEMKQQDLSAFETNESTTTSLHESNTLSKGDSTTNGSVNDQNVNNPTNVGVGKQNEASGNSHSVPYIYRQDVVRSNINGSIGIVSEVAGDSDSDGSITDDEDDEDEDKDNEDGEDESGDVDANSNANVNGEGNKGDRDYKCGDLQADQIRVLWMDDTEPVQSIKNVTVVDRGFLHGDYVAAASNSTGQVGVVVDVNISIDLLAPDGSTIKDISTRDLQRVRDFAVGDYVVLGPWLGRIDDVLDNVNVLFDDGSECKVMRAEPLRLKPTTRNTLEDDSNFPYYPGQRVKASSSSVFKNSRWLSGLWKPNRLEGTVTKVTAGSVFTYWIASAGYGPDSSTAPAEEQNPKNLRLLSCFTHANWQVGDWCLLPTSLQSIPLDKGFSNLQLNGSMRNGRNHECDSEEVTPDEPNDNTESMDLDEMPTPDENNAIVETKDNGNVENKVSFESSSCSSSLSVSKEPVHEHWPLHRKKVRKVVIRKDKKAKKKGDNFERALLIVNSRTRVDVAWQDGTVERGVDATKLVPIETPGDHEFVAEQYVVEKTSDDGDDAYEPRRVGVVKSVNAKERTACVKWLKPVTRAEDPREFDKEEIVSVYELEGHPDYDYCYGDVVVRLPPASFPIQPASEEGSLKEPKQEDGSKEVKLDFQKHSGSNKVEDAPLNEASMDFTDLSWVGNITGLKNGDIEVTWADGMVSTVGPQAIYVVGRDDDESIAAGSEDLEPLKASVSEAEEGRRKNDQIGLDSEGENEYEPQGRDSSYESSSQKSNVDNSSGKNVSGKGLEHVEVEVQKQSLPLEDSSNLRIENLDPKTADEDNACSFKRFDTAKDPLDHYFLGASGQNNAGRKWLKKVQQDWNILQNNLPDGIYVRVYEDRMDLLRAVIVGAYGTPYQDGLFFFDFHLPPEYPDVPPSAYYHSGGWRLNPNLYEEGKVCLSLLNTWTGKGNEVWDPSSSSILQVLVSLQGLVLNAKPYFNEAGYDKQVGTAEGEKNSLAYNENTFLLNCKSMMYLMRKPPKDFEQLIKEHFRQRGYYILKACNAYMKGYLIGSLTKDASISDANNADSNSVGFKLMLGKIVPKLLSALNEIGADCQEFKHLQQS, encoded by the exons ATGGAGATGAAGCAGCAAGACTTATCTGCTTTTGAGACTAATGAATCTACCACTACAAGTTTGCATGAAAGTAACACTTTGAGTAAGGGTGATTCTACAACAAATGGGTCTGTCAATGATCAAAATGTAAATAACCCAACTAATGTTGGAGTTGGTAAACAAAATGAGGCTTCTGGTAACTCACATAGTGTTCCTTACATTTATCGACAAGATGTTGTCAGGAGTAATATAAATGGTTCGATTGGGATTGTGAGTGAAGTTGCTGGTGACTCCGATTCAGATGGAAGCATAACTGATGATGAAGACGATGAAGATGAAGATAAAGATAATGAGGACGGTGAAGATGAAAGCGGTGATGTTGATGCCAATAGCAATGCTAATGTAAATGGTGAGGGGAACAAAGGTGACCGCGATTATAAGTGTGGTGATCTTCAAGCTGATCAAATTCGGGTACTGTGGATGGATGATACTGAACCTGTTCAGAGTATTAAGAATGTAACTGTTGTTGATCGGGGTTTCTTGCATGGTGATTATGTAGCTGCTGCTTCAAATTCAACTGGGCAGGTGGGTGTTGTGGTGGATGTCAATATCTCTATCGATCTGTTAGCTCCTGATGGATCTACTATAAAAGATATCTCCACTAGAGATTTGCAACGTGTGAGGGATTTTGCTGTGGGTGATTATGTGGTCCTTGGTCCTTGGCTAGGTAGAATAGATGACGTTTTAGATAATGTCAACGTGTTGTTTGATGATGGCTCTGAGTGCAAAGTTATGAGGGCTGAACCATTGCGTCTCAAACCAACTACTAGGAATACCCTTGAAGATGATAGTAATTTTCCATATTATCCTGGCCAGCGTGTAAAGGCAAGCTCTTCGTCTGTTTTCAAGAACTCTAGGTGGTTATCTGGTTTATGGAAGCCAAACCGGTTGGAAGGTACAGTAACTAAAGTTACAGCCGGATCTGTGTTTACTTACTGGATAGCCTCTGCTGGCTATGGGCCTGATTCTTCCACTGCACCAGCTGAAGAACAGAATCCAAAGAATCTAAGACTGTTGTCTTGTTTTACACATGCGAATTGGCAAGTGGGTGATTGGTGTCTTCTTCCAACTTCATTGCAATCCATTCCTTTGGACAAGGGTTTTTCTAACCTGCAACTTAATGGCTCCATGAGAAATGGGAGAAATCATGAATGTGATTCAGAAGAGGTTACTCCTGATGAACCAAATGATAATACTGAATCCATGGATCTTGATGAAATGCCTACACCTGATGAAAACAATGCAATTGTTGAAACTAAAGACAATGGAAATGTTGAAAATAAAGTCTCATTTGAATCTAGCTCTTGTAGCAGTTCATTATCAGTTTCAAAGGAGCCTGTCCATGAGCATTGGCCTCTTCACCGCAAGAAAGTCCGTAAAGTTGTGATTAGGAAAGACAAGAAAGCAAAAAAGAAAGGGGATAATTTTGAAAGGGCTCTTTTAATTGTCAATAGTAGAACAAGGGTTGATGTCGCATGGCAGGATGGAACAGTGGAACGTGGAGTGGATGCAACAAAGTTGGTCCCAATTGAAACTCCTGGTGATCATGAATTTGTTGCAGAGCAGTATGTGGTGGAGAAAACCTCTGATGATGGTGATGATGCATATGAACCCAGGCGTGTTGGGGTGGTCAAAAGTGTTAATGCAAAGGAACGGACAGCTTGTGTAAAGTGGTTGAAGCCAGTAACCAGGGCAGAGGACCCTCGTGAGTTTGACAAGGAGGAAATTGTAAGTGTGTACGAGCTGGAAGGACATCCAGATTATGATTACTGTTATGGTGATGTAGTAGTTCGATTACCTCCAGCTTCTTTTCCCATTCAACCTGCTTCTGAAGAAGGCTCCCTTAAGGAACCAAAGCAGGAAGATGGATCAAAGGAGGTGAAACTGGACTTCCAAAAGCACTCAGGAAGTAACAAAGTAGAAGATGCCCCGCTTAATGAAGCTTCCATGGACTTCACAGATCTCTCTTGGGTTGGGAACATAACTGGCCTGAAAAATGGTGATATTGAGGTTACATGGGCTGATGGGATGGTTTCAACG gttGGACCTCAAGCAATTTATGTTGTTGGCCGAGATGATGATGAATCAATTGCTGCTGGGAGTGAA GATCTGGAGCCACTAAAAGCCAGTGTTTCAGAAGCAGAAGAGG GAAGACGAAAAAATGATCAAATTGGTTTGGATTCCGAAGGAGAAAATGAATATGAACCTCAGGGCAGAGATTCCAGCTATGAGTCTAGCTCGCAGAAGTCCAATGTTGATAATTCCAGTGGGAAAAATGTTAGTGGAAAAGGTCTGGAACATGTTGAAGTAGAGGTGCAGAAACAGTCACTTCCTTTGGAAGATTCGAGCAACTTGAGAATTGAAAACTTGGATCCTAAAACAGCTGATGAGGACAATGCTTGCAGTTTCAAGCGGTTTGATACAGCTAAAGATCCTCTAGATCATTATTTTCTTGGTGCAAGTGGTCAG AATAATGCTGGAAGGAAGTGGCTAAAGAAGGTTCAACAAGATTGGAACATCCTTCAGAACAACCTGCCAG ATGGAATCTATGTACGAGTATATGAGGATCGGATGGACCTCTTGAGGGCCGTAATAGTTGGGGCATATGGTACACCTTATCAAGATGGTCTTTTCTTCTTCGATTTTCACCTTCCTCCTGAGTATCCTGATGTGCCACCG TCAGCGTACTATCATTCGGGTGGTTGGaggctaaatcctaatttatACGAGGAAGGGAAGGTGTGCCTTAGCCTTCTAAACACATGGACGGGCAAGGGAAACGAAGTTTGGGATCCATCGTCTTCAAGCATCCTTCAAGTCCTAGTTTCACTGCAAGGGTTAGTGCTAAATGCTAAGCCATATTTCAACGAAGCTGGGTATGATAAGCAGGTTGGGACAGCCGAAGGAGAGAAAAATTCATTGGCATACAACGAGAATACTTTCTTACTCAACTGCAAGTCAATGATGTATCTAATGCGGAAGCCCCCGAAG GACTTTGAACAACTCATCAAAGAGCATTTCAGACAACGCGGTTATTACATCCTTAAAGCCTGTAATGCATATATGAAAGGCTACTTAATCGGTTCTCTAACTAAAGACGCCTCTATTAGTGACGCAAACAATGCAGACTCCAATTCAGTTGGATTCAAGTTGATGTTAGGCAAGATTGTGCCGAAGCTGTTATCAGCACTTAATGAAATCGGAGCTGATTGTCAAGAATTCAAGCATCTCCAGCAGTCGTAA
- the LOC108460544 gene encoding probable ubiquitin-conjugating enzyme E2 23 isoform X2, producing MEMKQQDLSAFETNESTTTSLHESNTLSKGDSTTNGSVNDQNVNNPTNVGVGKQNEASGNSHSVPYIYRQDVVRSNINGSIGIVSEVAGDSDSDGSITDDEDDEDEDKDNEDGEDESGDVDANSNANVNGEGNKGDRDYKCGDLQADQIRVLWMDDTEPVQSIKNVTVVDRGFLHGDYVAAASNSTGQVGVVVDVNISIDLLAPDGSTIKDISTRDLQRVRDFAVGDYVVLGPWLGRIDDVLDNVNVLFDDGSECKVMRAEPLRLKPTTRNTLEDDSNFPYYPGQRVKASSSSVFKNSRWLSGLWKPNRLEGTVTKVTAGSVFTYWIASAGYGPDSSTAPAEEQNPKNLRLLSCFTHANWQVGDWCLLPTSLQSIPLDKGFSNLQLNGSMRNGRNHECDSEEVTPDEPNDNTESMDLDEMPTPDENNAIVETKDNGNVENKVSFESSSCSSSLSVSKEPVHEHWPLHRKKVRKVVIRKDKKAKKKGDNFERALLIVNSRTRVDVAWQDGTVERGVDATKLVPIETPGDHEFVAEQYVVEKTSDDGDDAYEPRRVGVVKSVNAKERTACVKWLKPVTRAEDPREFDKEEIVSVYELEGHPDYDYCYGDVVVRLPPASFPIQPASEEGSLKEPKQEDGSKEVKLDFQKHSGSNKVEDAPLNEASMDFTDLSWVGNITGLKNGDIEVTWADGMVSTVGPQAIYVVGRDDDESIAAGSEDLEPLKASVSEAEEGMENNSGRNKALSLPLAAFDFVTRLASGLFSGRRKNDQIGLDSEGENEYEPQGRDSSYESSSQKSNVDNSSGKNVSGKGLEHVEVEVQKQSLPLEDSSNLRIENLDPKTADEDNACSFKRFDTAKDPLDHYFLGASGQNNAGRKWLKKVQQDWNILQNNLPDGIYVRVYEDRMDLLRAVIVGAYGTPYQDGLFFFDFHLPPEYPDVPPSAYYHSGGWRLNPNLYEEGKVCLSLLNTWTGKGNEVWDPSSSSILQVLVSLQGLVLNAKPYFNEAGYDKQVGTAEGEKNSLAYNENTFLLNCKSMMYLMRKPPKDFEQLIKEHFRQRGYYILKACNAYMKGYLIGSLTKDASISDANNADSNSVGFKLMLGKIVPKLLSALNEIGADCQEFKHLQQS from the exons ATGGAGATGAAGCAGCAAGACTTATCTGCTTTTGAGACTAATGAATCTACCACTACAAGTTTGCATGAAAGTAACACTTTGAGTAAGGGTGATTCTACAACAAATGGGTCTGTCAATGATCAAAATGTAAATAACCCAACTAATGTTGGAGTTGGTAAACAAAATGAGGCTTCTGGTAACTCACATAGTGTTCCTTACATTTATCGACAAGATGTTGTCAGGAGTAATATAAATGGTTCGATTGGGATTGTGAGTGAAGTTGCTGGTGACTCCGATTCAGATGGAAGCATAACTGATGATGAAGACGATGAAGATGAAGATAAAGATAATGAGGACGGTGAAGATGAAAGCGGTGATGTTGATGCCAATAGCAATGCTAATGTAAATGGTGAGGGGAACAAAGGTGACCGCGATTATAAGTGTGGTGATCTTCAAGCTGATCAAATTCGGGTACTGTGGATGGATGATACTGAACCTGTTCAGAGTATTAAGAATGTAACTGTTGTTGATCGGGGTTTCTTGCATGGTGATTATGTAGCTGCTGCTTCAAATTCAACTGGGCAGGTGGGTGTTGTGGTGGATGTCAATATCTCTATCGATCTGTTAGCTCCTGATGGATCTACTATAAAAGATATCTCCACTAGAGATTTGCAACGTGTGAGGGATTTTGCTGTGGGTGATTATGTGGTCCTTGGTCCTTGGCTAGGTAGAATAGATGACGTTTTAGATAATGTCAACGTGTTGTTTGATGATGGCTCTGAGTGCAAAGTTATGAGGGCTGAACCATTGCGTCTCAAACCAACTACTAGGAATACCCTTGAAGATGATAGTAATTTTCCATATTATCCTGGCCAGCGTGTAAAGGCAAGCTCTTCGTCTGTTTTCAAGAACTCTAGGTGGTTATCTGGTTTATGGAAGCCAAACCGGTTGGAAGGTACAGTAACTAAAGTTACAGCCGGATCTGTGTTTACTTACTGGATAGCCTCTGCTGGCTATGGGCCTGATTCTTCCACTGCACCAGCTGAAGAACAGAATCCAAAGAATCTAAGACTGTTGTCTTGTTTTACACATGCGAATTGGCAAGTGGGTGATTGGTGTCTTCTTCCAACTTCATTGCAATCCATTCCTTTGGACAAGGGTTTTTCTAACCTGCAACTTAATGGCTCCATGAGAAATGGGAGAAATCATGAATGTGATTCAGAAGAGGTTACTCCTGATGAACCAAATGATAATACTGAATCCATGGATCTTGATGAAATGCCTACACCTGATGAAAACAATGCAATTGTTGAAACTAAAGACAATGGAAATGTTGAAAATAAAGTCTCATTTGAATCTAGCTCTTGTAGCAGTTCATTATCAGTTTCAAAGGAGCCTGTCCATGAGCATTGGCCTCTTCACCGCAAGAAAGTCCGTAAAGTTGTGATTAGGAAAGACAAGAAAGCAAAAAAGAAAGGGGATAATTTTGAAAGGGCTCTTTTAATTGTCAATAGTAGAACAAGGGTTGATGTCGCATGGCAGGATGGAACAGTGGAACGTGGAGTGGATGCAACAAAGTTGGTCCCAATTGAAACTCCTGGTGATCATGAATTTGTTGCAGAGCAGTATGTGGTGGAGAAAACCTCTGATGATGGTGATGATGCATATGAACCCAGGCGTGTTGGGGTGGTCAAAAGTGTTAATGCAAAGGAACGGACAGCTTGTGTAAAGTGGTTGAAGCCAGTAACCAGGGCAGAGGACCCTCGTGAGTTTGACAAGGAGGAAATTGTAAGTGTGTACGAGCTGGAAGGACATCCAGATTATGATTACTGTTATGGTGATGTAGTAGTTCGATTACCTCCAGCTTCTTTTCCCATTCAACCTGCTTCTGAAGAAGGCTCCCTTAAGGAACCAAAGCAGGAAGATGGATCAAAGGAGGTGAAACTGGACTTCCAAAAGCACTCAGGAAGTAACAAAGTAGAAGATGCCCCGCTTAATGAAGCTTCCATGGACTTCACAGATCTCTCTTGGGTTGGGAACATAACTGGCCTGAAAAATGGTGATATTGAGGTTACATGGGCTGATGGGATGGTTTCAACG gttGGACCTCAAGCAATTTATGTTGTTGGCCGAGATGATGATGAATCAATTGCTGCTGGGAGTGAA GATCTGGAGCCACTAAAAGCCAGTGTTTCAGAAGCAGAAGAGGGTATGGAAAATAATTCTGGAAGGAATAAAGCATTATCTCTCCCCTTAGCTGCATTTGATTTTGTCACCAGACTAGCAAGTGGATTGTTTTCAGGAAGACGAAAAAATGATCAAATTGGTTTGGATTCCGAAGGAGAAAATGAATATGAACCTCAGGGCAGAGATTCCAGCTATGAGTCTAGCTCGCAGAAGTCCAATGTTGATAATTCCAGTGGGAAAAATGTTAGTGGAAAAGGTCTGGAACATGTTGAAGTAGAGGTGCAGAAACAGTCACTTCCTTTGGAAGATTCGAGCAACTTGAGAATTGAAAACTTGGATCCTAAAACAGCTGATGAGGACAATGCTTGCAGTTTCAAGCGGTTTGATACAGCTAAAGATCCTCTAGATCATTATTTTCTTGGTGCAAGTGGTCAG AATAATGCTGGAAGGAAGTGGCTAAAGAAGGTTCAACAAGATTGGAACATCCTTCAGAACAACCTGCCAG ATGGAATCTATGTACGAGTATATGAGGATCGGATGGACCTCTTGAGGGCCGTAATAGTTGGGGCATATGGTACACCTTATCAAGATGGTCTTTTCTTCTTCGATTTTCACCTTCCTCCTGAGTATCCTGATGTGCCACCG TCAGCGTACTATCATTCGGGTGGTTGGaggctaaatcctaatttatACGAGGAAGGGAAGGTGTGCCTTAGCCTTCTAAACACATGGACGGGCAAGGGAAACGAAGTTTGGGATCCATCGTCTTCAAGCATCCTTCAAGTCCTAGTTTCACTGCAAGGGTTAGTGCTAAATGCTAAGCCATATTTCAACGAAGCTGGGTATGATAAGCAGGTTGGGACAGCCGAAGGAGAGAAAAATTCATTGGCATACAACGAGAATACTTTCTTACTCAACTGCAAGTCAATGATGTATCTAATGCGGAAGCCCCCGAAG GACTTTGAACAACTCATCAAAGAGCATTTCAGACAACGCGGTTATTACATCCTTAAAGCCTGTAATGCATATATGAAAGGCTACTTAATCGGTTCTCTAACTAAAGACGCCTCTATTAGTGACGCAAACAATGCAGACTCCAATTCAGTTGGATTCAAGTTGATGTTAGGCAAGATTGTGCCGAAGCTGTTATCAGCACTTAATGAAATCGGAGCTGATTGTCAAGAATTCAAGCATCTCCAGCAGTCGTAA